The Fulvia fulva chromosome 1, complete sequence region actgttagtattttaagcattagaggacacgaaaggataaggagtacttttctactatcttaaggctatattgctagactaggccttattctatcgctagatccgccgcttttgcgtcttatagctatactattagcgccgaggccttcttaccttctagccatttcctatagagctaagtcgccttctagattagagagttaagagtgaccgggttgtcctcttagagagcgcgtaggtaaccctagttagttaggtcaaactccttaggcatatcgtagactaggatcgtaaattgtttcgttaagaccttcgctaataccgtaaccttagatgcctactatagctatgcctctaggtgcctcctagtagtagtagagctagtatagatctatagagtaccgttagactgttagttcactacgactacccctagttagttaattcgttaggcgagctccttattcgatagcttcgtaactttggcctagtcttcctttactacaatacggatcgtaactatatcgtacattaggcgggggcctagtattgataccgcgaccgattcctagctataggggtgttaattccaggtggccttactaatcgcctaggacgtcgtccttatttcttattgccctcggtaatacgacagtataagcgccgtacgtagctaagtgatcattaccttTAGAGACCGttaagggagctaatcgttagtttctatactttttacgtcctctataagttgctactagttgtcttaggggggcttcgcctatagggccgtaggcgccgttagtaccgtagcctaggctactattgcctaggagttgcctaatatagctaggcacctccgcggcgtttagagctaaagaaacagggtgaagagagcttcaagatatctagattaaataaggtagaactcccttagtcctaggggtagtggcctactttatatatcgttagaatagccttaataagagctttcgaatgtgtcgtgttttggcgcGAAAGGATCAACTAAGCTTTcgagtaggtatatatactactacttTGCTTAATACTAAGAACCTTGACCTTAGGTGCCTTAACACCTTAAGATCTCGACTTCGAGTCGACCTTGACCTTGATTTTGCTAAAATGTACTAATAGTActaccgggtatatacttaaaACCCCCCCTTATTAACTACTAAAATATAGACGACTAACtaccctagtaagtaagggcgcgcctagtgaccttaggatagcttacgcgtaggtgTATATATTTACTAGTCCGCGGGCCGTGAattatatactaagatccTAAAAGATAATAAATATGAAATTTTTAGATTCCTATATTTTaccttatagagagattcttTATAAAACCTATcttcctactaaggtcgcctcctaactatTTATATCTCAGCAGTACCCCTATGTACCcctactacgtaattaaccgttaaaggttaacgaAATTTGACGCGCAAATTTTAGGGTCTAAAGGGGGCCCTTAGCTTGTTAATAATAGGCCAaagggtactataatagcttaatgaaatatctatctatatatgTCTTCACCCGACCCTATTATAGTACTCTCGCCCGTAACAATAACTATAATATTTAAAATTAAATAGCGGTAAGGGTAAGAACCTCTCTAGGAATTAACCTATTTAATCTAAGAGAGCGTTATCCTTCTACTACTATTCTATCTAGTATTATCTACTTCTTAGGCTTTAGTAGATTAAATAGTAGAGAACCCTATTTAATATACTCGTTTATATTATAGGGCTACGGCGTATATAATAAATATTAGTATTACGGAATAGAGTTACGTAACTTCTTAGCGCTCGCGAATAGTTATCTTCGCTTTACGCTCCTCTTAGATCTTAGCTTTAATATAGATAGTTCTTAATATTAGGTTTTATACCTACGCTTACTATATCTCTATATCAGTTTAGAAAgtaagaagctagcgatatAATTAGTAAGAAACGTATTAATAATAAGATAGATAGGGATTAAGGTAAATAAAGAGCTTAGAATACCGGTATAGGGCTTCTCAGGACTCTATAGTAAATAATACCTCCTATTAATAGTATAGTAGAAATAAGATACCTTAATAAGGTCAAGAATACGTTAATAACCGGTAAGCTAATCGATAAGATCTCTAGGCTTAGCAATACCATAGCGTAATATATAGACCTTAATATGAAGTTGATACTAAGAGCGTCTAACGACTACGACATACTGTTGCCGTGTCATATAGAAGCTACAATGCAGGAAGTCTAGCCACGATCCGCGCTATGGACAGACACTACGATTCGAGCTGCCACGCGAAGACTTCCTGGATCGAGTTTGCTATGAGTGGTCAGTTGTATACAAACAAGTCTTCGGTTGCTCTGCAGGAGCCATAGGCTAACGCCGAGCACAAGATGTTTTCGCAGCCATTGTTGGTGTACCACACATCCTATGCAGATTCGCAATTGAACATTCACACAGCTCGCTCTTGTGCTGTGCAATAAAAATACTGTGGTGACGGCCTTCATGTTCTCCGCAACTACCATCCCCGTGTAGATCCGTAGCTCTCAGATCGCCAGGGCTGGACCCATGTCTAGCAAGGTTCATGCACAGCCACAATGCATGCTCGGAAAACTTATGACGTGCCATTGAGCAGAAGCTTGGAAAGAACTTCTTCCGTAGGGAGAAAACATCAAGCATATATTGAACGTGCCCACCCACCCTCAGCTGCATCCCTCAAACCTCGACCTTCTCCCTCCAAGCCACATTGCAGAAGAGAAACCGTGAGACCCCCCGGCAGGCGAGAACTGACATCGTTGTGCCAGTGCACACCGACCCACAAACATTCTGACATCGCAGCAGCAAAACGACATCTGATACAAGCACATAATGGCATCTCCACAGTCTGCCGGCCCTTCGCCAGCTTCCACTCTCCCAACGCGATCAGCGACCAACTCTACCGACGATGCGGTCCCCGATGAAGACTCCTCTGAAGTCTCTAAGCTCTTCCATGAGCGGCTGTCCGGCTGGAAGCATGCCGTTGCCTACCTCGAAGACTACGTCGAAGCGACACAGAAGATGTACCAGTCCAGCTCAAAAGACTACGAGAAGGTGCTGAAGACCGTGAGCAATCCGCTCAAGGAGGGACACCACTTTGACCAAAACCTCGGCGGCATTGCAGGTCTCTTCGACAACATGCGTTCCAACACGCAAGGGCTGCACAACAGCAATGCTGAGACGGCCAAGGCTCTCAAGGGCTCTGTTCTACCCATCTTCGAACGACTGCACACCGAAATCAAAAACAAGACCAAGGAGCTCACGAAAGGCGCGGGTAAGGGTGCGAAGGCAGTCGACAAGTCACGTAATACGTCTCAGAAGCATATCGAGCTGCTCGGACAACATACCGCCGCCTTCGACGCTCATGGTGGGCATGTCAAGGCTGATAACGACCCATACATCCTCCAACGTCAGGTCTACCACCGACTCAACAAGCAGGTGCAGGACGAGAACAACAACCGTGACGACATGATTGCTGTGCAGAATTCCTTCTCGCAGTTTGAAGCACACATCATCCAGACGATTCAGAACGGTGTCTCACAGTTCAATCAAGTTGCAGCTCACCAGGCCGAGCAAACACGTACCATGTACGGCGACATGGTCGGAAATGTAAGTTCGCCTAAATCTTGTGTTCTACAACCAAGCTAATATGTAGAAGGCCCAGCGTATTCCACCAGACTTCGAGTGGAATGGTTTTGTGCAGAGGAACGCCAGTGTACTTATCGACCCTAGCGGTTCGAAGCGTACCGTCGAAAACATTGGCTTTGCAAACCAGGATCACAGCGCAACCAAACCTCTTATCGCAGGATCCTTGCAGCGAAAGAGCGGCCTCCTGAAGAAGTACGATACTGGTTTCTACGTTGTGACACCATCCAAATACCTGCACGAGTTCAAGACGGACGATGATTTTGCCAAGGATCCAACTCCAGAAAACAGTCTGTATTTGCCAGACTGTCTCATTGGTGCCGTTGACGGCGTCAAGTTCAACGTGCGCGGCAAAGACGCAAGCGGCTCAAGCATAGCCAACAAGATGGCAAGATCGCACGAGTTCGCCTTCCAGGCTCACACCGCTTCGGATGCTCAGCAGTGGCACAAGGTCATCTCCAGTGTCGCCGGCCAGACCACGAACGAGTTGCCAGAGACCAGTGCCCCAAGCTCGCCAGCCGTCGCGAACAGCTCATCTGTTGGCACGGACGAACTTGCCAGCCCAACCACCCAAACGACTGGCACGACCGGCACAGCCGCTGCTCCCGTCGCTGCGGAAGCCCAACAGACCACTGCTGGACCGGGCCACGGCATTGCTACCCAGGACAAGGTCTAATGCTGGGATACTTGGTTTGCATGGAAACTTATGATATGGATGATAGCACACTATGGTTACGTCACAGCCTCACAGAACAATACTCCAAACTACATAATACCTAATCAATATGAGCACTGTTTGCATTCTTGCTTCTAACAGCTTTCACCATGTGTTCACATGACCATTCGACAGTATCGTGGATTCGCGCTGCCTCACGATGTGATAGCACCCGCGGAGAGCTTCATGCCTTTGGCAGGCTGCTGTAGTACATGTAGCTGCAACTTCGTCCTTGCGGATGGCACAATCCGGCTGCGCTTGGCGGACGACCCAGCGGCTTCCTCGTACACACGGCACGAGTTGCCGTACACACATGTCCAGCTCCGAACTTTCTCTTCAATGGCCACTTAAATTGGTGTTATTATCTTCAATAGCCACCTTGTCTTTAGTAGCTACTTCCTTAGTAGCTACCTATTATTAATAGTACCTTACCGCTTTATTCTATCGTATTATTACCTTACTATTACCGTCGCCGCCGTATCGTATTTTCAGATATATTTACTAAGCTCCTAAGCTTGACTTTACGCCCTCTATACCTAACTTTACTATTAATATCGCTTCTATTATAATACCTATAATACGCGTAGTCACGATATAAGAGATAGACGGAATAGTTAATATTAATAGCCTTATCTCGCTAGAGAAGTAGATTAGTATTACGgctaacgtactttactaccgagcggactacactaccgagcgggccacttttactaagaactatactacttctactttaattacgacggtatcttaacacgacgacatcctcTAGAAgcgttactaggaggacaattcctctttagattcttcgctatctagcgagtctacttaataggtacgtacgttatgccccgactcgctatatcgcttatagcgtcgtagccttagtactagccgaacactatctagcgactctctacttacttcctacctcctagtatcctctagaggtattaattacgacgccttatcgaaggttagagaccctctagactgaatgtacttacgctttcgtgctttccgctatataagggcctcgttagacttacgtagcttactaatctcgcttcgtataagagctatctaatacgctatctctaTACTACCTCTCTATTGCCTTATTAAACGatcttcctctttctactacgcctttctaaacccgtaacgacgctctaagatATAATactacctattataaaccctgtctcgtcgaagttataggtgtcctagttaaggatactatacttctccttcatattacgtataagtaagaactacttctcgataacgtctagatcttctattagggctcgctaacgatcgtatctacgtgttatacgaaactttagcttacgataccgcctaataaacctatctatctaattgagactagcgggcttaagacccttctcttatagtaataaaaCGGCTATaactcgtatactagcctttaatagcgggaaacctctaagacctagctcgagtatatactcaagtattaccctctcttctagctctataagcttctttaaattaggctcgtagtcaccccgaggaggtcgtctattcaatcgataccctagtatagttcgagacgcgtcgtatacctttatagtaagtcgattcgtaattatTGCGTCGagtttcgtagcctagacagctaaggtcagtttggcctcgtttcaagacaatatacgctataatagtggttatatagctatatctatagaagtggtatagtccttagcaaaagtagcccgctcggtagtatagcccgctcggtagtatagcccgctcggtagtatagcccgctcggtagtaaagcacgttatagatagtatacctatactatagtagggctCTATACTCTCGTCGATACGCGAGTTTAAGCTAGTAGTAAAGGCTCTAGGTATATCTAAAGGCTAGCTCCTTAATCTAGAGACAGAGAGATTtattattcccctattctaggaccttATTCGgcctttatagctatatatctattgttatatataaatagaaacccgaataggtagaaatacttcccgcccccgacttctccttatctagattagctttccctctaaacgtacgtagtctatattactaccccgttagcccccgctcctagccggtctcgtcgcgctacgccgtatcctctcttcctacactactcctactaggcggtactattctagccagcccttctctagtatctagttcgtaatacgccgtaggttcttaacgttattaagaagtgccctaattatccggttcctcgcctttactatctactccccccttcctagcgactacctcggatagacggggagtacgtaccgtatattctaggagtaatagccgtagggatagctagtattcgtatattctagaaccttcctctataataggtacccctagaggccgatatgttcgcttcgtagttaggttactatactactctataccctcgtaaggcggtagtagataagcttcggggggtacttgaccgcggatttcgtagctaactattccttaggttgtcccgctagctaagggcgtctactataccctataacctagttgttctacctctctttctatagttactctataaacaatttcttaccttcctattatattactagctattcgtcccttacccggtagttcggctcgtttccgggtcgaatgcccttatacgcta contains the following coding sequences:
- a CDS encoding Cytoskeletal signaling protein slm1 codes for the protein MASPQSAGPSPASTLPTRSATNSTDDAVPDEDSSEVSKLFHERLSGWKHAVAYLEDYVEATQKMYQSSSKDYEKVLKTVSNPLKEGHHFDQNLGGIAGLFDNMRSNTQGLHNSNAETAKALKGSVLPIFERLHTEIKNKTKELTKGAGKGAKAVDKSRNTSQKHIELLGQHTAAFDAHGGHVKADNDPYILQRQVYHRLNKQVQDENNNRDDMIAVQNSFSQFEAHIIQTIQNGVSQFNQVAAHQAEQTRTMYGDMVGNKAQRIPPDFEWNGFVQRNASVLIDPSGSKRTVENIGFANQDHSATKPLIAGSLQRKSGLLKKYDTGFYVVTPSKYLHEFKTDDDFAKDPTPENSLYLPDCLIGAVDGVKFNVRGKDASGSSIANKMARSHEFAFQAHTASDAQQWHKVISSVAGQTTNELPETSAPSSPAVANSSSVGTDELASPTTQTTGTTGTAAAPVAAEAQQTTAGPGHGIATQDKV